The proteins below are encoded in one region of Peptoniphilus sp. GNH:
- a CDS encoding ferrous iron transport protein A codes for MILPMAPIMAKLEIVKVKEKTNDPSVHRHLVNLGFVEGADIKVVSETNGNLIVLVKDSRVAIGKDLAKRIQVKIKGDE; via the coding sequence ATGATTTTACCGATGGCACCAATAATGGCTAAACTAGAAATAGTCAAGGTGAAGGAAAAAACAAACGACCCGTCTGTTCACAGACACCTAGTTAACCTGGGTTTTGTGGAAGGTGCAGATATAAAAGTCGTTAGTGAGACCAACGGCAATCTTATTGTCCTTGTGAAAGATTCAAGGGTAGCGATCGGCAAGGATCTTGCGAAACGAATTCAAGTTAAGATCAAAGGAGATGAGTAA